aaaatctaaaatattaccATCTGTCAAGAAGTAGCGGTTTCGAAAACCTTACTATTGTAACACAGAGTCATAGCCTGTGACTCAAACACAAGATACCTAACTAGACATTAACAACAAATCGGCGTTTCAATACATTGGTATGTAAAATACATACGCAAAAAATGTATTATTAGCCGGTTATTTAACACGCATGCAATCCAAGCAAACTCCAACAACACGCTCCACAAATCATGACTTAGGGAGATTATTATTCATATAAAGGACACCATTATTAAGGTGTTTGACTCTCTAAAGCAATGAGGCAGCTGCCTTGTCAAGGTACCACATAGTTTCGACATGGGCAGTAAGATGAGCAGCAGGTAAGGCGAGATTGTTGTGCTTAAAGATATCAGCGATGGAGCGTGGACACTGCTCTGTGTGGTCGTCGCAAACAGCCATAAGATTGTACGAAGCCGAGTTAATGACCGGTAAAGTGAATGTGATTCTCCTAGGTGGCAGTTTTGGAGAGTCAGTAATGTAAGTGACCCATTTGTCCTTGACATTGATCTGTGGATGTCCTGGGAAGAGAGACGCCATGTGGCCATCGGGACCCATTCCTAGAAGCTGGAGATCGAACTGAGGATACTTGCCATTTGGACATAGTGGGATTATGTCTTGCTTCACCAGGTTCCTCAAACACTCCTCGTAGAGCGCCGCGCAGTGCTCCGCGTTACCATCAGCGGCATAGTGTTTGTCGATTGCATAGATGTGCTCATTCGGAATCCCAACCTAAATAcacccaaaaaaataaaattgttttatatgcattaCGGAATaacacatataaatatatataccacTTGTTATATGATAAGTGATAACTAATCGAAAAAATAGTAAAACCTTGGAGAGAAAACCATCCATGGCGAGTTTATAGTTGCTGTCTGGATCTTCATATGCACAAACCCTTTCATCGACCCAAAAGACGTGCCACTTTGACCATTCGATTGAATCTTTGTAAGGAGGTTCCAATAACTTGCTGCAACATTTGATTAatcaaaacatcatatattattagaatttcctattaaaaaaaaaaagaagaagaaggagagtgAAATAGGGAAGATTTGTAGACCAGAGCCAGTCAATGAGGCCACCGCCGGAGAGAACAACAGTGAAAAGGCCCTTCTCCTTACAGAACTTGGCCGAGAGATGGGCAGTGTACTTAGCCATTGCTACCGACAATTCATCCTTGGTCTGAAACACATGCCACTTCCTGTGCCTAGCTTCTGTCATTGTTACCTATAAGAAAAGTTTCTTTGTATATGTTGTTAAGGATTGGGGTTTCTTGCTTTTTATAAAGATCGAGTGGTTATTGGAGCTGCTTGTGACTTTTGAGTTAGGTGGAAAACGTGACTTTTTATGGTGGATTATCACTGGACGTATTGTCGTTCtcacttttgttttttgtttttattttctactaATTACTTTTATACGCTTCTGCTAGAGAATATGCTCTACAAACAGTTTGTGAAATCAAATGATGGATTATGCTTTTTGTTTCAAATCCTCAAAGCTGGAAATCAACATTGCATTCCAGGTAATTTCACACGAGATACTATTCACCATTACAATTTGtcacaattttgttttttaaataatacgAAGCAGAATCGTTAATCTCTTTTACAGCTTACATGTTGCATTTTGTATCATATGtctataagaaaataaaagaatgaGTTTTGTCCTCCTCAAAATTCTCTATCGTTCAAGTTCCCGACCGTTATGGAAGGAGAAGTAGTTGATAAGTCATGGACCTGGTCAGAAGGGATTAATTCGAGGCCAATCTAcgataaaatgattttaaagtggCACTGGACTTCTACCGGTGACAAACAGGAAAGAGCTCATAGTACTTGACTA
This genomic interval from Brassica napus cultivar Da-Ae chromosome A6, Da-Ae, whole genome shotgun sequence contains the following:
- the LOC106348257 gene encoding probable 6-phosphogluconolactonase 5 translates to MTEARHRKWHVFQTKDELSVAMAKYTAHLSAKFCKEKGLFTVVLSGGGLIDWLCKLLEPPYKDSIEWSKWHVFWVDERVCAYEDPDSNYKLAMDGFLSKVGIPNEHIYAIDKHYAADGNAEHCAALYEECLRNLVKQDIIPLCPNGKYPQFDLQLLGMGPDGHMASLFPGHPQINVKDKWVTYITDSPKLPPRRITFTLPVINSASYNLMAVCDDHTEQCPRSIADIFKHNNLALPAAHLTAHVETMWYLDKAAASLL